The Ictalurus punctatus breed USDA103 chromosome 15, Coco_2.0, whole genome shotgun sequence DNA window cAATTACTCTTAATAAGTAATAAAACTTAATCTATCAAATCTAATTGGAGCACAACTGGTCAGGTGTACagatatacatttatatatatatatatataacatataaagTGTACCTGTGTACCTGCAGAAAAGTGCAAGTAAAGAAATAGTGAGTATGCAGAAAACATACTTTTGGTCAATGGGCTCCAGCAGCTCGAGTGCCGGCTCGATTTCAGCTTCAGGCTCGGCGGTTTCCACAGTGGTGCTCACAATGGCGATGTACTTGCCTTGGGCTGCCACGTTATGGGCATAGGAGATCATACACACGTAGATATCTGTGCACGAAGCAACAAAGGAGCATTATGTCACGGTACATAAATACATGCTGATTAAATGCtaaacggtctgcacttatgtaGCGCCTTTTAACCTTTCAACAAAGCGATTTATGCTGTTTCTCGTtcaccaattcacacacacacacacacacacaccaatggcagcagcCCTACCATGCAGAGCGCTTGCATGCCATTGGTagcaactttgggttcagtgtcttgcccaaggacacttcggcatatgGATTCGCGTGGCCCGgggatcgaaccgccaaccctgcaattagtggacaacccgctcgaccacctgagccacagccgcctaATTAATTTTCCATTAAATGAAAAACTAGTCCCTCTTTAAAACTAGTCCCCAGTCAAGGTCCAAAATTCCCATTTCACTTCAACTGTGATCAACCTGAGATGATGTGAGCGTGCCATCTAGTGGTGTTACTGTGTAATTACTATACAGAAGCTTAAAAGTATACTCGGAAATGATCTAAGATGCTCTCTGTAGCATGTGCACTGTGCAACGTCTTGAGTTATGCTGATAGAGGAgatgtattttcttttatattataattaatatacagCTTTCCTTTAGTGGAAAACCTACTGGCAGTTACAAAGTGCAGACACTGGACACTCCGTGCAAGTGCTGCATAAAAATCTCCTTACAAATGTCTCAGTCATATCAATGAGGACATGCTTTTCTTTGTTATATAACATGCTTTTATCCATATATTATTGGAcctccatacaagtccctatgaatgagctgttactatggaaacaagcacattaataatataaacctgtgattagaACTACAGCTGGCACTGCTGTCAGAGttaatgttatagaaaattaacccaGTGCTTCTCAAACTGGGGGCCGAGGCACCCTGGGGGGCCGCCAGATGGCGCCAGGGGGGCCACACAGAAATTCcagaacattattttttaaaagaatttctTTTTTACCTGTATGTAAGTCTGGATTGTAAACCTTTGaactatgatgtacataaaaatgagaaatattaataaatgaaatcaattatacacaacacactaagacacacaccaaacagagacaTCTGTCGATATACTAGTGTACAGTACTGTTATCCTCGCGCTGATAAAACCTAAAACTATTTCACACGTTTTTAGATAGAGGACGTACACACAGAGGTGAAGCCGCAGATGCAAGTCGTGTGTTCAGCACTGACCTGACTTGCGGTTAACTTGGTTCTGCGGGATGATGATCTGACACGAGTTTGCATCATTAGTGTTCTTTATGGGATGGCTGAGGATGCAGATGACCCGAATCACTTGGCCTGCTTTGCGCACGCGGTCCGGGATGTAACTGGGGTCGCAGATCAGCTGCTTGCATCGTGCAATCTGATAGGAAAAGACAGACGATTCAGTTCACCTAGATAAAGATGGCAAGAGGCAAAAGTTACTCCTAGCAGAAGTAAATACTCGTGCTGCGTCATTTCCCTTACAGTGACACGCCTTTTCAGCCAAGtgaattttattcatgtttggtTTATAACTGAAGCTTTagctgaaaatgaagaaaagtaTATAGTATTTTTGGGTGCCTCATTCATTTTTACTGTAAATGACATATCTATATTGTAAATATTGGTACCTCCACAGACATGCAGCATTCTACAACATGCTGGTCATGGCCATCGTTTCGGTTTGTGCTACATCACATCAAATCCGAAGATACAAATACAAACTGAATGGAAATGGCATTGATCTCCATGTATTTTCATACTCATTTATCAGCTGAACAAATAAAGTCATGTCAGCAAACTGCAGTATCAGTACAGCACAAGGGAAACACTATTAAGCTGAGTTTACCTCTCCTTCAGATTTGACTCCAATGACATGCCCGCCCTCCATGACAATCTCGTCTACCGGCTTGTTAAGCATGTAAGTTCCTCCATAAATCGCACTTAGCCTGttaatacaaaacacacaataaTGCAACGAACAAAATACACAGGAATTCCACTACgaacaaaataattatttaatgaaatgaaaactttAGATTTGTTCCTATAAAGTGCTGCTGTAATCGGAAAGGCTGTCGTGTGCTCATCCCAGTACACTTCTTCACGAACTACTCACACTGAACAGCCTTTCAACCCTTACTTCTCTTTGACTTTAAACTATACAGCTGTAGAAgagtaattatttataataataacagcggttcccttttgagtctggttcctcttgaGGTTACTTCCTCATGTTGTTTGTGGCTTTTTTTGCGGTGGaaaaattgttaaaaatatGAACCAGGCTGGTGGGAAAATGGGTTGAGGTGCTCGAGCTGTGTTTTGCTCACCTGGCAAAGCCCTGAGGCAGTTCCCCCAAGCCGTACAGTGGGTACAGGTAAGGGCTCTTCCCGTAGCGGGCCAACGATTCGCTGTACAGCTTGATGCGATTAATAGTCTCCAGACATGGCTGCTCAAGGTAACTGTTGAAGAGAAAATCCCAAAGGAAATCCTGACTTTCAAGATATATACGATGTAGAAAATCTAAGTTTAACTTTGAGGTACAGTCAGTGATAAAAGACACCTGCttcaattgtttttatttattctcaaCATTTTAAAGTGTTTGTATGACATCTGCAGTGCAACACTAATtcagtttgttgtttgttttttcaacaGACAGTTGGTAAGCTCAGTATTATAAGGCGCCATCTGGCATTTTGAGATAATAACATATTAACATTCATACAGGTTGTAAACAGATTTTATTCAGAGACGACAATTTCTAAGCTTCTCTCTGCCAACCAATCATCATCCAGGAGAATGATAAGCATACACAGTGAATCACATGCTCTGACAGAACTCAGCACTGAGGTTCTTCATCAAgcaagagaagaaagaaagtttTAATTGTAGCTGTTTTGCGTTTGAGATTAATTAAATAGTAATTCTGAGTATTTTCCCTTTTAGTGaatttccttttctttgctgGAGGGCTAATTTTATTCGAGCTTGGTCTGACCGGTGTTTTTTTATAGTCTCTGCCACGTTGTAAATGCTATGGCTAAAACCCTAACATAAGTAAGCTATAAGCTACATTAGAACTTGACCAAGACCGAGTTAAAATAAACTTAATTCCAATATACATCTGCTCACATTATTCTTATCCAtttcaaaaatgtttataataatgatagtaataataagtaactgcataataataataagtaataataatacgtatataagtaataataataataataataataataactgtgcTAACTGCATACTCGTCTGTTCTGTAGAGGGCCAAGGCGTGTCCGGTGAAATCAACAACATCCTGTCCCAAGTCAAACTTCTTATACACCTCTCCCATTGTGGTCTGCTTGGGATCGACACCTTCGAAAGTCTTCGGGTCGTTCTCATCGAAGTTAGCCACAAAGACGAGGAATTTCCGGAAACGTCTCTTCTCAAACATTCCCATTAGATCTGGAGGAACGTGGATGACAGAACAGTAAGGCATTGGTGCTGGATTTTAATCTGGAGTTGCTAggtaacataacattaacatacAGTGAACACTTCAGAGACAGTGTGCCAAATGAAACCTACTGGATGCCAGTGCTTCAGTCTCTGTCGAGGGGACTTTGTAGATCTTTCCTCCTTTATACACAAAGCTTCCTTCCACGACTTTGAAGTCCAAGTATCTGGTCACCTCAGTGTACAATAGCATCTTAACTAACTGCCCTGTAGATATAGCAGACCGAATCAGACAAATTTCAGCACTACTGAACCAAAAGTAATCCCAACAATTAGAAGACAAACTATGAattacgtaaggaataaaacacagcagtggatgctgttataggaaaataatcaacaactgggcggtgtgatgtggcccaatgAGAAGCTGAGCTACTGAGTTACCACCCTGAAATTGATTACTTTCCAATACCAGCAAGTCTTTTATTACTTTTTGACaaagattacaattttttatttattaatgattgaCACatcatttttaatccatttatcgttgcatttaatgttgtggaacgtccataaAACAAGTCAGATCTTGTTATCACGTCTCTCTTGAACTTAATAAGACTaaaaatgtagttttttttctaCTGTCATTCCAAGAGGTGAAGAAGAAGTTTTCGTCATGAAGACTCTCCCATCTCGGAAAACTTAATGATTAAACCGCTGACACAGGAGCCTCCATCACCTAATCAACGTTTACAAGTTTTTCTTGGTTAGAGAACATgttttttggtttaattttagttttagattatgcaagcatccaccatacaagccCCAGtatgctgttactatagaaacaataacactggaacgagcgcattaatataaatctgtgtttCGAATTACAGCAGACACTATTTCCAAAGCTGCAGTAATAGAAAGTTAAtcaagaccttctgaccaatcggattcgaGAAATCAAAAATGCTGTGATATAAATAATGCTAACGTATGAATTGCCTTGTAATATGCATACATGCAATTTTGCTACAGTTAAATACGGCTGCTTTATTACCATTGGCCATGAGAAATTTCGGGATGAGGTCAACATTCCAGTCTCTTCCCCGGCCCATCGTCTCTGGAGGGCCGTCCGGAAGCTCAAATCGCTTGTAAAGCTGTgagagacaaataaataaagaaatatgaaaagaaagaaagaaaaaaaaagaaaaaagtcaatcCATTTTGTACCATCTGAAATACTATGTTGATAATAATGACATTAGTGCTTTGTGTACCTCTGAAATGTGTGATTAGCTCAAATGAAAACAGCTTTTGACAGAACATTTAGTAGGCAGAGCGGATGGCAAATGTGTATCCTCACCTCCTCCAGAGGGGTGATGGAGGAACTTTCACCTCCATAATATGGGTTCCGATCCATGTGCAAAACTTTCTTCCCGTTGACTGACATGATCCCAGAGAGAATGCATtcctgcagaaaaacaagtagaagtaatactattattaacactattattattattatccatccatccatccatccatctattttctgtaccgcttatcctacacagggtcaaagggagcctggagcctatcccagtggacTCTGGGCACAAAGGCGGAGGGAAACCCTGGAAGGGGTGCCAACCGtcccgttcacacactacggaaaATTTAGAAAtatcaatcagcctacagcgcatgtctttggactgggggaggaaacgcTCCAAAgtatagggagaacatgcaaactccacccacacagggcagagcttggaggcaaacatgctaaccattaagccactgttccccctattattattattctccttattattattattattattattattattattattattatttgcatgtGCAAGacttaaaatgtgaaatgtagttGCATCATTAacatataatatacaatatatatttttattaaataatcgGATCATAGATTATATTAAAATTAcgttttgtaataataataataataataataataataaatgcatttacaACAATGTTAaaactaaccccccccccccccccccccaaacacacacaaaacacctaataatataatttaattatcCTTTTGTGTACATCAGGACCTCGATTGAGTTTAATTCATTATCTTATGAAGGTGAAAGGAATAAGGCCTACAGTCTAATTcatgcattgcattctgggatgcAGCTCCACCCAGTGCATCTTCATATCAAACACCGAGCTCAGTGGCTACCAAAGAATGCACTTAAGACCGCTTGCATTTATTGATATCTATATAATAATCACGAATACAGCTGAATAAACCAGTACTGTTGATGTAAATGCAATTTGTTTAATGGTGGGAGGAAAAGTGCAGAgcggctgaatcccaaatggatCCTTTACTCCCTTCATGAGTGGAGTGCACTAGCTCATCCCCGCACAATCGTGACACCTGATGTCCACAGAACAGgggattttcatttattatcaaCAGCTCGAATTATGACAGACGCACACGCGTAAATCACATAAGCGAGACTAATAAatctatataaatacatataaaatatgcaTATGTTAAGAAATGCCGGGTCACGCCTTATCAACGCCTACAATGATGGAGCTTTAATTTTTACCCCATCCGCATCCCGACAAGCCCCGCCTCTTGCTTTACGATTGGTGAATAACCAACTCCTACAAAAAGTCTCCTGATATTAGGTCAATGGAGTGCAGGAACCGGGACATATTATCCAATCATCGCGGAGGAGGCGGGGCTTGTGTCTGAATATAGGTGTGGAGTAAAATAACGCCGGTCCTGAGGATGCGTCAGCAGCAATAGGCCTTATTGATTATCGCGCAGCAtcgatttacaaaaaaaaaaccaaaaaaacaaaaaaacacgatTTCTCTTCAGCAAAACGATCATATCTCAACGCCTCTTTATATAACATAAACCTACAGGTTACGTGTGAGGTCCTGTGAAAAACTACAACCGTGACATTATGGAGTAAATATAGAATATAATCTACTCACTGTGAGTCCGGTGCCCAGTACGATCACATCATATTCCTCATCCATGTTGTATTACAGTGCAGCTACAATCCCCTTGATGTCCCTgcgacagttttttttttttttttttaaaggtgtcaaaagtaaacaagcacAACAGCTTCCTTAATTCAGCCTTTGTAGCCGTAAAACTGATGCTTTAACCCGATTCGTTCGCTTGGTACAGTGTATTTCTCTCTGTAAAGCGCGAGCGGAGCACCAGCAAAGATGGCCCTGACTACACCACCGACTTGTGTGTTTCTGACACATCCGCGTCATGATATAGTCCGCGGTTCCGCTTTATGAGCGCGCGATATTCATGAATGAAGAATGGCTTTAGCAGGTATAGTTTTTGAAATCTCGTACTTATATTGCAATATGACATGTTATGTGAGGATACACTTTggcaggtttatttatttatttatttttttgctaacCAACAGTTGGGCAGGGTGCATCAGGCTCACTCAGAATAAGGCGTTAAAGGGATGTATCCTTCCGCCTGCAGCCTTGCTGGAGAAGCTTCTTTTGCTATGGGGAAAGTGGTTGATGGTTTAGCTGTGGATCTGCAAATTACAAAACACAAACCTGCTGCTTATCTTCAGAATATTGCGCGTATAATTGTTTATAATATTCACCATCCCGTGTCGATTAATCGCTTTAACCAGTTGCAGCTTAGGACACTGGGTCATATGAAAGGCTAAAGATTCGACATTT harbors:
- the gdi1 gene encoding rab GDP dissociation inhibitor alpha yields the protein MDEEYDVIVLGTGLTECILSGIMSVNGKKVLHMDRNPYYGGESSSITPLEELYKRFELPDGPPETMGRGRDWNVDLIPKFLMANGQLVKMLLYTEVTRYLDFKVVEGSFVYKGGKIYKVPSTETEALASNLMGMFEKRRFRKFLVFVANFDENDPKTFEGVDPKQTTMGEVYKKFDLGQDVVDFTGHALALYRTDDYLEQPCLETINRIKLYSESLARYGKSPYLYPLYGLGELPQGFARLSAIYGGTYMLNKPVDEIVMEGGHVIGVKSEGEIARCKQLICDPSYIPDRVRKAGQVIRVICILSHPIKNTNDANSCQIIIPQNQVNRKSDIYVCMISYAHNVAAQGKYIAIVSTTVETAEPEAEIEPALELLEPIDQKFVAISDMYEPTDDGSDSQVFASRSYDATTHFETTCNDIKDIYKRMTGSDFDFENMKRKQNDVFGEEEQ